The stretch of DNA cactctcaatggattagctaaaactAAAGTatagttttgattaatttaatttttagctatTCTATTCACGTAAGTCTCCACATTgtaataactatttttttattatatgataataaaataatataagataaatttaattttaactatttacatcaaatctctatattgaattatctattattcattatatagtaacgagtaattaataatttcaaaaatattttaatttttttaattataaatttattttattttattatattttactatttataatattatatattaattagtaatcatattttaattatcatttaaaaggaataaaaaaataattgttataaaatatgtttgatGTATGAATagttacttttaaatttaaaaattattttaaaaataactgtaACTAAATTCTAATTATCTAATATATTGTGATGccattttatattctaataattaaatattcaataaatttaacttttatttattccATTAAATATGCTCTAATTAGCTCAGCATGCGCTATTGGCCCATAATATCCAACCGGACACCGTGGTCACTTTCCAAATTCGGCATGAGAAAAAACTTTTCTAGTATTTTCAAAAGGCTTCAGCGTAATTTGCATATCTAAACTTGTATCGAGaattattgtttgaatattatgaATTCACGATATTAcattaacaataacaaaaaattaatagatacaaataataatatataaaaaaaattgatatttataattttaaaatatataaatttcttctACTCTTTCtgaaaataatagataaattaaagaatcacatgataaaaattattattttaatgatagacattattttcttttaagtgaAAAATACGAAACTTACACACTCTAACActttatctaatattattcataatatataacattttttaaacgcTATACTATTTTTCATGATAGATTTTGTTAGTCTAGTTATACTTACTAAATATAAAGgctttacttattttttatatgtactaAAATTTGCGGTCACTAGAAATGTCACATttgattaaaatgataatatttaaaaaaactaatattattttagaatacttttatttcaaattgATGCGAGAAATAGATTattcattataactttataaaattCGATTTGAGATTTAGAATTGGTTTAGATAGTGATATgaaatcaaatattttagatgaattgaataaaatattattattattttaaaatttgaaaaagttgaattatttattatattttatataaaaatttgaaaaaattgtaatgatgagatgagttgaggataattttatatccaaacgagaccttaatttttaaaatctcttattaatcAAATTTGTCATGTTAGCAAATTAGCAATAAGGATATATTATCCACTTTCACTAGtaactataattttatatttttttatatatttaaaattattctatttacgTGTGGATGAAGTTtacaaatataacttttcatataaaattaatcgtATCATTTGGTTGGAGATGGCCACGTGGGTAAATGCGACACGAAACTGGCGCCAAAACTTCCCGCCAAAAGGCCGAACCGACCCGCATTCGCAAAGCGGGTGGGCCTCGTCTGACACCTTGGGTGCATTAAGACGATAGATGGAAAGCAGGAAAGGTTATCAAAGCGCAGAAGAAACGGCCGCTCCCAGACGAAAAGGCTCATACGCACGGAGAGAAAATGGCCGGAAATGGAGAAGGGCCTTCTCCTTCGACCCCGAACTCGCCGTCCTCCACGGGTTTCAACAGTGATCAGCTTCCTCACACTGACCGCAGCTTAGAGAACTTCACCGACGATGATTACGACGATGAGGAGGCCGCCGTCGATCCCGTAATTATCCGTGACGAGCCCGAAGAGgttgaggaagaggaagatggagaggatCTTTTCAACGATACGTTCATGGAGTCAGTCTGATCTTTCTCTTCCTATTCCTGTTCCCTCTCACTCCTCATTTTAAGATTTCAATTTGTTTGcgaaaatgttatttattatttctacaaaaTTAAACGCAGTGATTATCGGAGGATGAATGAGCATGATCAGTACGAGTCGGTGGGGCTGGATGACTCTCTAGAGGACGAGCGAGATTTGGACCAGATCATGCGGGACCGCAGGGCTGCAGAGTTGCAGCTCGACGCCCGCGATGGCCGCAACGTCAACCGCAAGCTTCCTCAGCTTCTCCATGACCAAggttctttttattatattatggtCTCTATCTTATTACGTGGTTTGTGTTGTTAGTTGCCAAGTTTTATCCTTCGTACCAATTTTCACTCTTTAATTGCTATTTTGAATCctcttaaagaaaaattagtacATCTATTGACAAATTACTCCCACTCCATCTATATGCACGAGAAAGGATACTCTTAGATCGAGAACGTACACCAAGCCTAGCTCCAGTCCCAAGGCGTTGGAGTAATCAACAGTACTGCCAAGCCTCGGGGTCGCAATGGTTATCAATTATAATTGTGGCTTGGCACAGTGAGCATTCGCTTATGTTTGTCCCTTATTTGAGCTGGGTTATGGTGGTTAATGTACTCGAATATGTTAATCTACTACGGCAAGCTTTaggtatttttattgaaaataactAATTTAAATGGATTGATTATAACATATCAAGATAATAACATTACCAAATTatgattggaagaaaaaaaaagggatacgGAAAGTGAATGCAAATTCATTGCATGCGTGCCCAATGAATTTTGATCCATTGCAATGAAGTTAAATACTCGTGGATGCTGAGTTCTGCCTTCTTAGTTTATAATCATAAACTTTCACGTTTTGGTCACAGACACAGATGATGATAACTATAGGCCGTCAAAGAGGTCTAGAGCTGATTTCAGGCCTCCTGCACCAAGAAGCTTTGACGACGCTGATGGAATGCAAAGTTCACCTGGAAGATCACAGCGAGGACAATCAAGAGAGGATGTGCCCATGACTGATCAGACTGATGATGATCCATATGAGGTGTTGAGCCGTCTTAAGTTTATTCTGTTACTCCTCAAAGCAATGATCCTCCTTCAGCTAATAATGTGCATTAAATTTTTAGTCATTTGCTTATTGCTGATGGTGTTCATTGTAGgatgaagaggatgatgaaGGTGAATTTGAGATGTATCGAGTTCAAGGAACTCTGAGAGAGTGGGTTACTAGGGATGAAGTGCGTCGCTTTATAGCAAAGAAGTTCAAGGATTTTCTACTTACATATGTGAATCCAAAGAATGATCATGGCAACTTTGAATATGTACGGATAATAAATGAGATGGTATCAGGTAAACTATTCATTTCTGCTTACATTGCTCCCTGTGAACTTGCAAATGTGAAAGGTGAACCCTTATATGACATGTTTTGTTGGCTACAAAATGCAATCCCTCACAAAGCTTTcctgttttatatattatgtggaATAATTTGATGTTGCTCTGCAGCTAATAAGTGTAGCTTGGAGATTGATTACAAACAATTTATCTACATTCATCCCAATATTGCCATCTGGTTGGCTGATGCCCCACAATCTGTCCTTGAAGTAATGGAAGATGTTGCCAAGAGTGTTGTCTTTGATTTACATCCAAACTACAAAAATATCCATCAAAAGATCTATGTTCGCATTACCAACTTACCTGTTTATGATCAGATTAGGAATATTAGGTAATATTTATGAATTCATTGCTATTTCTTAAGATCCTTTTACACTGCTAAAGTTTGATTTCAACTTTACTCTTGTTTGCTGATTTGCAGGCAAATCCATTTGAATACCATGATTCGTATTGGTGGAGTTGTGACCCGTCGCTCTGGGGTCTTCCCCCAGTTGCAACAGGTAAAGTATGATTGCAACAAATGTGGGGCAATTTTGGGACCATTTTTTCAGAATTCATATTCAGAAGTGAAGGTTGGTTCTTGCCCAGAATGCCAATCGAGTGGACCATTCACTGTCAATATTGAACAGGTGAAATTTCTAGAGCTCAAGATTGTATCTTATTTGAAGATATGGGATTTTAATTTATGGAAAAGTGCAGGGGAAACTAAGCTAAACAGATGTAAATGCACGGTTTGAGTTGAGGCTTTCATTTCCTTGGGTCCCAAATAGCCAAAAATGAGATGGAAGATGGAACCTCATTTAAACACAAGCTGTAACTCATTGATTTATCTTTCTGTGACTTGTTGCAGACAATTTACAGGAACTACCAAAAGCTTACACTCCAGGAGAGCCCTGGAATTGTGCCTGCAGGTCGGCTTCCTAGATACAAGGAAGTGATACTGTTGAATGATCTGATTGATTGTGCCCGTCCTGGGGAAGAGATTGTAAAGTCCTCttcttagaatttttgtttGTGCTTGCCGCTTATTACTTGTGTTATGAATAATTCCTGATTTTCAGTTTTATGTTTCATGTGGTTAATTACAGGAGGTCACAGGtatttatacaaataatttcGACTTATCTTTGAATACAAAGAATGGTTTTCCTGTATTTGCCACTGTTGTTGAAGCAAACTATGTCACAAAGAAGCAAGACCTGTTTTCTGCATACAAACTTACCCAGGAAGATAAAGAAGAGATAGACAAGTTGTCTAAAGACCCCAGAATAGGAGAAAGGGTATTTCAACTGACACTATTTATTTTTCAGCTGTTCTTGATTCTTCCTCATGAAATTCACATGCTAAGATTGTTTTGAACAATAATTTTCAGATTATCAAGTCCATTGCCCCATCAATCTATGGCCACGAAGGTATAAAAACTGCAATAGCTCTTGCTATGTTTGGAGGCCAAGAGAAAAATGTTGAGGGGAAACACAGATTACGAGGGGACATAAATGTACTTCTCCTAGGTGATCCAGGGACGGCCAAGTCACAATTTCTCAAGTAAGAATTACTTCGATGTTTGATCTATTTCAAAGAAACTTAAAAATTGCTTTTGTAATAGTTATCTCACTTCTCAAGGTTTCTTTAATAGGTACATTGAAAAGACTGGGCAGAGGGCTGTGTATACTACTGGAAAAGGAGCTTCTGCTGTGGGGCTCACGGCAGCAGTGCACAAGGACCCAGTCACAAGGGAGTGGACTCTTGAAGGAGGGGCCCTTGTTCTTGCTGATAAAGGAATTTGCCTTATTGATGAGTTTGACAAGATGAACGATCAGGACAGGTAAGTGAATGCAAATTTGGATGTTACTTATATAATTTGAAACTCCTCACCCCCGAAAAGGGAAAGTTCATTCTTATCAGAGcattaaattttctattcattatcagGGTGAGTATTCATGAGGCAATGGAGCAGCAGAGTATTAGCATATCAAAGGCTGGGATTGTCACTTCTCTTCAGGCACGATGCTCTGTGATTGCTGCAGCTAATCCTATTGGAGGAAGGTataaaaatcaaagttttaaatttcgtaccgtaccggctggtacggccgaaatttttcgtttcggccgtccggccggtataggtactatacctgttccgtatcggccaaaataccggccggtaccgatcataccggcctcaatttcggcctgtatcggcctatatttcggccggtaccggccgatatttcggcctgtgtttttttttttttttcgttttttcaaactacaaacttattttttaaccctcaattcagactagactatttataatttatatatatatgtatttgtatataatttatttatatatagactattattttagaatataatttttatatatatttatatatataatttatttatagatcgactatcccgaaacgttatcccgaaacgctatctcgaaacggtactggtaccgaaatatttcgttccagtgccttgaccagtacgctgtccggtacggtattcaaaacattgattaaaaatgtataaatttatacaagGTGCTATAATTATCAGTTGTACTGTCACTGAGGTTTGGTAAAATGGCTTTTACATAAGAATCTTTAAATATATGAACGCCAATCACATTGACATAGATGCAGGAAGTCTTGTTGGGGGTTGTTTCGGAATAGAgatgtttcattttatctcatctcatttcaaaatttctcataatttaatTCCTtaacattactaaaaaataaatacttttcaatttcatatattcaattttttcatctaatcattttctattcattacaactttttcaaacttccaaatcaagtacaaaaaataattgaactttttcaaatctcaaaataaaaattatattctaacaatattataattttattatatttttattcaattttttctctatcattttctaaaacttaataaaatatcttaactcaaattatttcactaccattcacagaattctcatttcatctctttctctaAGCATCCTTTTAGCGTGCTCATTTTTTCCCTTGGGATATTTCTTGAACATGTTTTAGATAATAAAGGCCATTTgttaattctctctctttccaaacTCGCCCTCTTACTTTCTTACACTTTTGTTGTCTTCAACTTGACAGATTTGAACTTATTGTCTtgtgtttcaatttttttacttcttaacccataatttaatttatatggcTATTTTCCAGATATGATTCCTCGAAAACATTTTCACATAATGTCGAGTTAACAGATCCCATCATTTCTCGTTTTGACATCCTCTGCGTTGTAAAGGTTATATTTCTTCAAACTCAATCTCCATTAACATTTTTACTACCTGCTCAATGATGCTGACGTGGAAGAGAATTGATAACTTGCAGGATGTAGTCGACTCTGTCACGGATGAGATGCTTGCAAAGTTTGTGGTTGACAGCCATTTTAGGTCGCAACCCAAGGGTGGTAACATTGATGATAAGTCTCTAAGCGAGTCCAATGAAGATAATCAATCAGCTTCCAGGCCGGTTGATCCTGAGGTCTGAAAGCCAGATCCTACTTGTGTTCCCACGTAGTTACTTCAAGATTTTTCGAACTTGGTCTTCCCCAACTTAATCCTTAAGAATTCTGTCTTCTTTTCCAGATACTTCCTCAAGATCTG from Juglans microcarpa x Juglans regia isolate MS1-56 chromosome 3S, Jm3101_v1.0, whole genome shotgun sequence encodes:
- the LOC121257440 gene encoding DNA replication licensing factor MCM2, with protein sequence MAGNGEGPSPSTPNSPSSTGFNSDQLPHTDRSLENFTDDDYDDEEAAVDPVIIRDEPEEVEEEEDGEDLFNDTFMDDYRRMNEHDQYESVGLDDSLEDERDLDQIMRDRRAAELQLDARDGRNVNRKLPQLLHDQDTDDDNYRPSKRSRADFRPPAPRSFDDADGMQSSPGRSQRGQSREDVPMTDQTDDDPYEDEEDDEGEFEMYRVQGTLREWVTRDEVRRFIAKKFKDFLLTYVNPKNDHGNFEYVRIINEMVSANKCSLEIDYKQFIYIHPNIAIWLADAPQSVLEVMEDVAKSVVFDLHPNYKNIHQKIYVRITNLPVYDQIRNIRQIHLNTMIRIGGVVTRRSGVFPQLQQVKYDCNKCGAILGPFFQNSYSEVKVGSCPECQSSGPFTVNIEQTIYRNYQKLTLQESPGIVPAGRLPRYKEVILLNDLIDCARPGEEIEVTGIYTNNFDLSLNTKNGFPVFATVVEANYVTKKQDLFSAYKLTQEDKEEIDKLSKDPRIGERIIKSIAPSIYGHEGIKTAIALAMFGGQEKNVEGKHRLRGDINVLLLGDPGTAKSQFLKYIEKTGQRAVYTTGKGASAVGLTAAVHKDPVTREWTLEGGALVLADKGICLIDEFDKMNDQDRVSIHEAMEQQSISISKAGIVTSLQARCSVIAAANPIGGRYDSSKTFSHNVELTDPIISRFDILCVVKDVVDSVTDEMLAKFVVDSHFRSQPKGGNIDDKSLSESNEDNQSASRPVDPEILPQDLLKKYITYAKLNVFPRLHDADMDKLTHVYAELRRESSHGQGVPIAVRHIESMIRMSEAHARMHLRQHVTQEDVDMAIRVLLDSFISTQKFGVQKALQKSFRKYMTFKKDYNELLLYLLRELVKNALHFEEIVTGSTLGLTHIDVKVEELQNKAQEHDIYDLKPFFTSLHFSRANFSLDEDRGVIRHRLAR